The Algihabitans albus genome window below encodes:
- a CDS encoding FtsK/SpoIIIE family DNA translocase translates to MALQGATSGKRRSGGKAAGGRRLLPAGAGDFLRKRGAEALGGLALALGLAGLLALLTYHPGDPGPNVATDAAVRNLLGRPGAWVADFSLATLGLAASLVALVLLGWAWRLLRDKALPRWGLRLALFPLMLLLAATALDGLPRPAGWVQAADLGGFVGDLLLAHLTQMLSWFGPWQDWIGAALAAVPATAAFVYLVALEGGEYRAAGRGARRASAVAGQGIAVGYRALRRLNRRPQPEEAGQARAAARKRQRRAEPHFGADAAEEAVSAPPPKPAVATRVEPKSKPQPGKRGREAAQGRLALENGSYEPPPLALLAEPPRSREGAQSQDALEKNARLLEGVLEDFGVKGEIVKVRPGPVVTRYELEPAPGTKTSRVVNLADDIARSMSAISVRVAVVPGSSVIGIELPNAKRETVYLRELLAADAFEKAGGNLPLVLGKDIGGHPQLVDLARMPHLLVAGTTGSGKSVSVNAMIVSLLYRHGPDKCRFIMVDPKMLELSVYDGIPHLLSPVVTEPKKAVVALKWAVREMEERYRAMSRLGVRNIDGYNARIEQAQKSGEVLTRRVQTGFDPDTGQPIHEEQPFELETLPYIVVIVDEMADLMLVAGKEVEAAIQRLAQMARAAGIHLIMATQRPSVDVITGTIKANFPTRISFQVTSKIDSRTILGESGGEHLLGMGDMLYMAHGGRIARVHGPFVSDQEVEEVVAYLKALGEPSYVEGVTDELDAGGGDLGLTGGGPGGGSGNELFDRAVAVVAQHRKASTSFIQRQLQIGYNRAANLVEEMEAQGIVGPANHVGKREILLPDHGPDGD, encoded by the coding sequence ATGGCACTCCAGGGAGCAACGAGCGGTAAGCGGCGCAGCGGCGGGAAGGCCGCGGGCGGGCGCAGGCTCTTGCCCGCCGGCGCCGGCGACTTCCTCAGGAAACGCGGTGCCGAAGCGCTCGGCGGTCTGGCTCTGGCGCTCGGTCTGGCTGGCCTGCTGGCGCTCCTCACCTATCATCCGGGCGATCCCGGTCCGAACGTCGCGACCGATGCGGCCGTACGGAATCTGCTGGGCCGGCCCGGCGCCTGGGTGGCCGACTTCTCGCTGGCCACGCTGGGCCTGGCGGCGAGTCTGGTCGCGCTGGTTCTGCTCGGCTGGGCCTGGCGGTTGCTGCGCGACAAGGCCTTGCCGCGCTGGGGCCTGCGTCTGGCCCTGTTTCCGCTCATGTTGCTGCTGGCCGCGACGGCGCTCGACGGCCTGCCGCGCCCCGCCGGCTGGGTACAGGCGGCCGATCTCGGCGGCTTCGTCGGCGACCTGCTGCTCGCCCACTTGACCCAAATGCTTTCCTGGTTCGGCCCCTGGCAGGACTGGATCGGGGCGGCTTTGGCGGCGGTCCCGGCGACGGCGGCCTTCGTCTATCTGGTCGCCTTGGAAGGTGGCGAATATCGTGCCGCCGGACGTGGCGCGCGGCGGGCCTCGGCCGTCGCCGGTCAAGGGATCGCCGTCGGCTACAGGGCGCTGCGCCGTCTGAACCGGCGGCCGCAGCCCGAGGAGGCCGGTCAAGCCAGAGCCGCGGCCCGTAAACGCCAGCGCCGGGCCGAGCCGCACTTCGGCGCGGATGCGGCGGAGGAAGCGGTCAGCGCGCCGCCGCCGAAGCCGGCCGTCGCGACGCGCGTCGAGCCGAAGTCGAAGCCGCAGCCGGGCAAACGCGGCCGCGAGGCGGCCCAGGGCCGCCTCGCGCTGGAAAACGGCAGCTACGAGCCGCCGCCGCTGGCGCTGCTCGCCGAGCCGCCGCGTAGCCGCGAGGGCGCGCAGAGTCAGGACGCGCTGGAGAAGAACGCCCGGCTTCTGGAGGGCGTGCTGGAGGACTTCGGGGTCAAGGGCGAGATCGTGAAGGTGCGCCCCGGTCCGGTGGTCACGCGCTACGAGCTGGAACCGGCACCGGGCACCAAGACCAGCCGCGTCGTCAATCTCGCCGACGACATCGCCCGTTCCATGTCGGCGATCTCCGTACGTGTCGCCGTTGTCCCGGGCTCCAGCGTGATCGGGATCGAGCTGCCCAACGCCAAGCGCGAGACGGTCTATCTGCGCGAGCTGCTCGCCGCCGACGCTTTCGAGAAGGCGGGCGGCAATCTGCCGCTGGTGCTGGGGAAGGATATCGGCGGCCATCCCCAACTGGTGGACCTCGCCCGCATGCCGCACCTGCTGGTCGCGGGCACCACCGGCTCGGGCAAGTCGGTTTCGGTCAACGCGATGATCGTCTCGCTGCTCTATCGCCATGGACCCGACAAGTGCCGCTTCATCATGGTTGATCCGAAGATGCTGGAGCTGAGCGTCTACGACGGCATTCCCCATCTGCTCAGCCCGGTGGTGACGGAGCCGAAGAAGGCGGTCGTCGCGCTGAAGTGGGCGGTGCGCGAGATGGAGGAGCGCTACCGCGCCATGAGCCGGCTCGGCGTGCGCAATATCGACGGCTACAACGCCCGCATCGAACAGGCGCAGAAGTCGGGCGAGGTCCTGACCCGGCGGGTGCAGACCGGCTTCGATCCCGACACCGGCCAGCCGATCCACGAGGAACAGCCCTTCGAGCTGGAGACGCTGCCCTACATCGTCGTGATCGTCGACGAGATGGCCGACCTGATGCTGGTCGCCGGCAAGGAGGTGGAGGCCGCGATCCAGCGCCTGGCGCAGATGGCGCGCGCGGCCGGCATCCATCTGATCATGGCGACCCAGCGCCCCTCGGTCGACGTCATCACCGGCACCATCAAGGCCAACTTCCCGACCCGCATCTCCTTCCAGGTCACCAGCAAGATCGACAGCCGCACCATCCTGGGCGAATCGGGCGGCGAGCATCTGCTGGGCATGGGCGACATGCTCTACATGGCCCATGGCGGCCGCATCGCCCGCGTCCACGGCCCCTTCGTCAGCGACCAGGAGGTCGAGGAAGTGGTGGCCTACCTTAAGGCCTTGGGCGAACCCAGCTATGTCGAGGGCGTCACGGACGAGCTGGATGCGGGTGGCGGCGACCTGGGTCTGACCGGCGGCGGTCCGGGCGGCGGGAGCGGCAACGAGTTGTTCGACCGCGCGGTCGCAGTCGTGGCCCAGCATCGCAAGGCCTCCACCTCGTTCATCCAGCGTCAACTTCAAATCGGGTACAATCGGGCGGCCAATCTCGTAGAAGAGATGGAGGCGCAGGGAATCGTGGGGCCGGCCAACCACGTCGGCAAGCGTGAGATCCTGCTGCCCGATCACGGACCTGACGGAGACTAG
- a CDS encoding aminotransferase class I/II-fold pyridoxal phosphate-dependent enzyme, whose translation MSTAPDMGVPAEMPRDSARESAGDPSPLPLPLHAPQNHVLPHQGPARRRDPRDFHPFIRLNGLLADIRPGASPAPDGAPINLSVGDPQTPPPAYVLDELTADLGAWGRYPPPRGTSEHAEACVAYLERRYELPSGWLDPARHVLPVPGSREGLFFAALALATAAADGEPERNAVLLPSPGYHCYMGAAAVAGLAPVFVPASADTNFLPDLANLPAHTLGTSLLAYLCSPSNPQGTALDLEGWRATLHLARACGFTLLADECYADVYLDAPPAGALQAAAAEGGSLEGLLVFHSLSKRASAAGLRCGFLAGDPELVERVDACLRIGGAGVPLPIQRAGTRLWRDHDLSARTRAYYGDLFERAERALAGRYGYSRPAGGFFLWLDVGDGEAAARKLWAEAGLRVLPGAYMAGPADLPDNAGERYIRVALVYDGETTERALTRLVEVLGDGIGR comes from the coding sequence ATGTCCACGGCGCCCGATATGGGAGTGCCGGCAGAGATGCCGCGCGATTCGGCGAGAGAGTCCGCTGGAGATCCGAGCCCGCTACCGCTACCGCTGCACGCGCCGCAAAATCACGTGCTGCCCCATCAAGGTCCGGCACGGCGGCGCGATCCGCGCGATTTTCACCCCTTCATCCGGCTCAACGGCTTGCTCGCCGACATCCGGCCAGGGGCGTCGCCGGCCCCGGACGGTGCGCCGATCAACCTGTCGGTCGGCGACCCGCAGACCCCCCCGCCCGCCTACGTCCTGGACGAGCTGACGGCGGATCTGGGCGCCTGGGGCCGCTACCCGCCGCCGCGCGGCACCAGCGAGCATGCCGAAGCCTGTGTCGCCTACCTGGAGCGCCGCTACGAGCTGCCGTCGGGCTGGCTCGACCCGGCGCGGCATGTGCTGCCGGTTCCCGGAAGCCGCGAAGGCCTCTTCTTCGCCGCCCTGGCCCTGGCGACGGCGGCCGCCGACGGCGAGCCCGAGCGCAACGCGGTACTGCTGCCCTCTCCAGGCTACCATTGCTACATGGGTGCGGCGGCCGTGGCGGGCCTGGCGCCGGTTTTCGTGCCGGCCTCGGCGGACACGAACTTCCTGCCGGATCTGGCCAATCTGCCGGCCCATACCCTCGGCACCAGCTTGCTGGCCTATCTCTGCAGTCCGTCGAATCCGCAAGGAACGGCCCTGGATCTGGAGGGGTGGCGCGCCACACTGCATCTGGCCAGGGCCTGCGGCTTCACGCTGCTGGCCGACGAGTGCTACGCCGACGTCTATCTGGACGCACCGCCGGCTGGCGCGCTGCAGGCCGCGGCGGCCGAGGGCGGGTCGCTGGAGGGCTTGCTGGTGTTTCACTCGCTCTCCAAGCGCGCCAGCGCGGCGGGGCTGCGCTGCGGGTTTCTGGCCGGCGATCCGGAACTGGTCGAGCGGGTCGATGCCTGCCTGCGGATCGGCGGGGCCGGCGTTCCCTTGCCGATCCAGCGCGCCGGCACCCGCCTCTGGCGCGACCACGATCTTTCGGCGCGCACTCGGGCCTACTACGGCGATCTCTTCGAACGGGCGGAGCGGGCCCTCGCGGGCCGCTATGGCTACAGCAGGCCGGCCGGCGGCTTCTTTCTCTGGCTCGACGTCGGCGACGGCGAAGCGGCGGCCCGCAAGCTCTGGGCCGAGGCGGGCCTGCGCGTGCTGCCGGGCGCCTATATGGCGGGACCCGCCGACTTGCCCGACAACGCCGGCGAACGCTACATCCGGGTCGCCCTGGTCTACGACGGCGAAACCACGGAGCGCGCGCTCACCCGCCTGGTCGAGGTTCTCGGCGACGGGATCGGACGATAG
- the htpX gene encoding zinc metalloprotease HtpX, whose translation MNMMRTFMLMAVMTALFVGIGFLLGGEAGLLIALAVAAGMNLFAYWNSDKVVLRMYGARQVDAKTAPTLHGLVEQMAGNAGLPMPKVYIIENPQPNAFATGRNPENAAVAATTGLLQRLSTEEVAGVMAHELAHVKNRDTLIMTITATLAGAISMLANFALFFGGNRNNPLGLIGTLALMILAPLAAGLVQMAISRSREYEADRIGAEISGRPLWLASALEKIQASAAQIDNQPAERNPATAHMFIINPLHAQAVDSLFSTHPNTTNRVSRLRALAGEMGQAPKAGPWSGGA comes from the coding sequence ATGAATATGATGCGCACCTTCATGCTGATGGCCGTCATGACGGCGCTGTTCGTCGGCATCGGCTTCCTCCTGGGCGGCGAGGCGGGCCTGCTGATCGCGTTGGCGGTGGCCGCCGGCATGAACCTCTTCGCCTACTGGAACAGCGACAAGGTCGTGCTGCGCATGTACGGCGCGCGTCAGGTCGATGCCAAGACCGCCCCGACCCTCCATGGCCTGGTGGAGCAGATGGCCGGAAACGCCGGCTTGCCGATGCCCAAGGTCTACATCATCGAGAATCCGCAGCCGAACGCCTTCGCGACCGGGCGTAATCCCGAGAACGCGGCCGTCGCGGCCACCACCGGGCTGCTGCAGCGTCTCTCGACGGAAGAGGTAGCGGGGGTGATGGCGCATGAGCTGGCCCATGTGAAGAACCGCGACACGCTGATCATGACGATCACGGCGACGCTGGCCGGCGCCATCTCCATGCTCGCCAACTTCGCGCTCTTCTTCGGCGGCAACCGCAACAATCCCCTGGGCCTGATCGGCACCCTCGCGCTGATGATCCTGGCGCCGCTGGCCGCCGGTCTCGTGCAGATGGCGATCAGCCGCTCGCGCGAGTACGAAGCCGACCGGATCGGCGCCGAGATTTCCGGCCGGCCCCTCTGGCTCGCCAGCGCGCTCGAGAAGATCCAGGCCAGCGCCGCGCAGATCGACAACCAGCCGGCCGAGCGCAATCCGGCGACGGCGCATATGTTCATCATCAACCCACTGCATGCCCAGGCGGTCGATAGCCTCTTCTCGACCCATCCCAACACCACCAATCGCGTCTCCCGCCTGCGTGCGCTGGCGGGCGAGATGGGCCAGGCGCCCAAGGCCGGCCCCTGGAGCGGCGGCGCTTAG
- the rlmN gene encoding 23S rRNA (adenine(2503)-C(2))-methyltransferase RlmN: MSNAAHAEVFAPPADAGGARRTLIGLDLAEMTAALHDLGEPAFRAKQLWQWVYHHGATDFAAMSNLSKAFRLRLADAFLLERPGVASHQVSNDGTQKWLLTFADGNQAEMVYIPESDRGTLCISSQVGCTLTCKFCHTGTQRLVRNLSPGEIVGQIMLARDFLGEWPSPREDRGLTNIVLMGMGEPLYNYDNVAQAMKIVTDPHGIALGRRRVTLSTAGVVPMMRRCGEELGVNLAVSLHATTDAVRDRIVPLNKKYPIAELLAACRDYPGIHNARRITFEYVMLAGVNDSDEDAQRLAELLKDVPAKVNLIPFNPWPGSDFECSSWERIERFSDLLAARHLSAPVRRPRGRDILAACGQLKSASERKKKTEREAANLGA; the protein is encoded by the coding sequence ATGTCCAATGCCGCCCATGCCGAGGTCTTTGCGCCGCCCGCCGATGCCGGTGGGGCCCGTCGCACTCTGATCGGTCTCGATTTGGCCGAGATGACCGCGGCGCTGCACGATCTGGGCGAGCCCGCTTTCCGCGCGAAGCAGCTTTGGCAGTGGGTCTATCACCACGGCGCGACCGACTTCGCCGCCATGTCCAACCTTTCGAAGGCCTTTCGGCTCAGGCTGGCCGACGCTTTCCTGCTCGAGCGTCCCGGCGTGGCCAGCCATCAGGTCTCGAACGACGGAACGCAGAAGTGGCTGCTGACCTTCGCCGACGGCAACCAGGCCGAGATGGTCTACATTCCCGAGAGCGACCGCGGCACGCTCTGTATTTCCAGTCAAGTCGGCTGCACACTCACCTGCAAGTTCTGTCACACGGGCACCCAGCGGCTGGTGCGCAATCTCTCGCCCGGCGAGATCGTCGGTCAGATCATGCTGGCGCGCGACTTCCTGGGCGAGTGGCCCTCGCCGCGGGAAGACCGCGGCCTGACCAACATCGTGCTGATGGGCATGGGCGAGCCGCTCTACAACTACGACAACGTCGCCCAGGCCATGAAGATCGTCACCGATCCGCACGGCATCGCGCTCGGCCGCCGGCGTGTCACGCTCTCGACCGCCGGCGTAGTGCCGATGATGCGGCGCTGCGGCGAGGAGCTGGGAGTCAATCTGGCGGTCAGCCTGCATGCCACCACCGACGCGGTGCGCGACCGCATCGTGCCGCTCAACAAGAAGTACCCCATCGCCGAACTGCTCGCCGCCTGTCGCGACTACCCCGGCATCCACAACGCCCGGCGCATCACCTTCGAGTACGTCATGCTGGCCGGCGTCAACGATTCCGACGAGGATGCCCAGCGCCTCGCCGAGCTGCTGAAGGACGTGCCGGCCAAGGTCAATCTGATCCCCTTCAATCCCTGGCCGGGCAGCGATTTCGAGTGCTCGAGCTGGGAGCGGATCGAGCGTTTCTCCGACCTCTTGGCTGCCCGTCACCTTTCGGCGCCAGTCCGCCGTCCGCGCGGCCGCGACATCCTGGCCGCCTGCGGTCAGCTCAAGAGCGCCAGCGAGCGGAAGAAAAAGACGGAGCGTGAGGCGGCGAACCTCGGCGCCTGA
- a CDS encoding LolA family protein, producing MVFRHLLATLILGLVVAVAAPVASVRASEPLQLTQQDLDDLERLESHLRSIGTLEARFIQVSSDGGFARGTLWLDRPGKMRFEYDPPVPILMIANGLELLYYDRELEQPTFVPLWQTPLWLVLKEEATLSDGIEVMGFRRSPAELSVRVRDAGAPDGGELVLRFAEQPLSLLGWTVIDAQGIATEVSLVDPLWGVAVDSARFESRGLPNVGLGR from the coding sequence ATGGTTTTCCGCCACCTGCTCGCGACGTTGATTCTCGGCTTGGTCGTCGCCGTCGCCGCGCCGGTCGCTTCGGTTCGGGCGTCCGAGCCGCTTCAGCTGACTCAGCAGGATCTCGACGACTTGGAGCGGCTCGAGTCCCACCTGCGCTCCATCGGCACGCTGGAGGCGCGTTTCATCCAGGTGTCCTCCGACGGCGGCTTCGCGCGGGGCACGCTCTGGCTCGACCGGCCCGGCAAGATGCGCTTCGAGTACGATCCTCCCGTGCCGATCCTGATGATCGCCAATGGGCTGGAGCTGCTCTACTACGACCGCGAGCTGGAACAGCCTACCTTCGTGCCGCTGTGGCAGACCCCGCTTTGGCTGGTGCTCAAGGAGGAGGCGACCTTGAGCGACGGCATCGAGGTCATGGGCTTCCGGCGCTCACCGGCGGAGCTGTCGGTGCGGGTCCGGGATGCCGGGGCTCCGGATGGCGGTGAACTGGTGCTGCGCTTCGCGGAGCAGCCTCTGTCCCTGCTCGGCTGGACCGTGATCGATGCCCAGGGCATAGCGACGGAGGTCTCCTTGGTGGACCCGCTCTGGGGCGTGGCAGTCGACAGCGCCCGCTTCGAGAGCCGAGGCCTTCCGAACGTGGGTCTCGGGCGGTAG
- a CDS encoding LolA family protein, which translates to MRLFKDLLRTAAVPLPGLLLLALLLTGAAASAQEDAAPWRTPEPLTEQDREDLLRAEDYLNQIGTVHGRFVQITSTGHFSEGDIYLRRPGELRFEYDAPVPLLLISDGHTMVMYDKSIESASQIPLSQSPLWFLTRDPIDFTDTVEILAVERGQGALLVSMLGRSALGRAQVDLLFSDSPLELRRWSVVDEQGYIIQVSLVDTQFDVALEDSLFQYRDLPNVGLEERSGGDN; encoded by the coding sequence GTGCGCCTCTTCAAAGACCTGTTGCGAACCGCCGCCGTCCCGCTGCCGGGCCTGTTGCTTTTGGCCCTGTTGCTGACGGGGGCCGCGGCCTCCGCGCAAGAAGACGCGGCCCCCTGGCGCACGCCGGAGCCGCTGACGGAGCAGGATCGCGAAGATCTGTTGCGTGCCGAGGACTACCTGAATCAAATCGGTACGGTGCACGGCCGTTTCGTGCAGATCACCTCGACCGGTCATTTCAGCGAGGGCGACATCTATCTGCGCCGGCCCGGCGAGCTGCGCTTCGAGTACGATGCTCCGGTGCCGCTTTTGCTCATCTCCGACGGCCACACCATGGTGATGTACGACAAGTCGATCGAGAGCGCTTCGCAGATCCCGCTGTCGCAATCGCCGCTCTGGTTCCTGACCCGCGATCCCATCGACTTCACCGATACCGTCGAGATCCTGGCCGTCGAGCGCGGCCAGGGTGCGCTGCTGGTCTCGATGCTGGGCCGGAGTGCGCTGGGCCGGGCGCAGGTCGATCTGCTGTTCAGCGACAGCCCCCTGGAGCTGCGGCGCTGGAGCGTGGTCGACGAGCAGGGCTACATCATTCAAGTGTCGCTGGTGGACACGCAGTTCGACGTGGCTCTCGAGGACTCTCTCTTCCAATATCGCGATCTTCCCAATGTCGGCCTGGAGGAGCGCAGCGGAGGCGACAACTGA
- a CDS encoding sterol desaturase family protein yields MESAIQFLLSWKAVLVGGWLAAFFLAERLRPAAQPPVRPRGGEAGFGAKRLARNAGLWLGNAGLSLLFVVPVSLWAASVSLDWRPAWWSGWQGLLIDLIILDLAIYWWHRANHEIPVLWRFHEVHHLDRFLDTTTAVRFHFGEVALSAAFRAGLIVLLGLPIVSVLVFEILVLVAAIFHHSNLRLPPGLERALGRLVITPNLHWMHHHAVRRDTDSNYGTIFSFWDPLFGSRNPNPRRLGMTIGVERRVEQSLPQLLLRPFLSETARTTPPLPASTSSAQDG; encoded by the coding sequence ATGGAAAGCGCAATTCAGTTCCTGCTGTCCTGGAAGGCGGTGCTGGTCGGAGGGTGGCTGGCCGCCTTCTTCCTGGCCGAACGGCTGCGTCCGGCCGCGCAGCCGCCGGTCCGACCGCGCGGCGGCGAAGCCGGGTTCGGGGCCAAACGTCTCGCCCGCAATGCGGGTCTCTGGCTCGGCAACGCCGGGTTGTCGCTGCTTTTCGTGGTGCCGGTCAGCCTCTGGGCGGCCAGCGTCAGCCTGGACTGGCGGCCGGCCTGGTGGTCGGGCTGGCAAGGCCTGCTGATCGACCTGATCATCCTCGATCTGGCGATCTACTGGTGGCACCGGGCCAACCACGAGATTCCCGTCCTCTGGCGCTTCCACGAGGTCCACCACCTGGACCGCTTCCTCGACACCACCACGGCGGTTCGCTTCCACTTCGGCGAGGTCGCGCTCTCCGCCGCTTTCCGGGCCGGCCTGATCGTTCTGCTCGGCCTGCCGATCGTCTCGGTCCTGGTGTTCGAAATTCTGGTTCTGGTGGCGGCGATCTTCCACCACTCCAACCTGCGCCTGCCGCCGGGCCTGGAGCGCGCGCTCGGCCGGCTGGTAATTACGCCGAACCTTCATTGGATGCACCATCACGCGGTACGGCGCGACACCGACAGCAACTACGGAACGATCTTCAGCTTCTGGGATCCGCTGTTCGGCTCGCGGAATCCCAACCCGCGTCGCCTGGGCATGACCATCGGGGTCGAACGCCGCGTGGAACAAAGCCTGCCGCAACTTCTGCTGCGGCCCTTCCTCTCCGAAACGGCGCGAACCACCCCGCCGCTGCCGGCGTCGACATCATCCGCACAGGACGGCTAG
- a CDS encoding argininosuccinate synthase, which produces MSAPASEIKKVVLAYSGGLDTSVILKWLQEKYNCEVITFTADLGQGEELEPARHKAELLGIKPENTFIEDLREDFVRDYVMPMFRANALYEGVYLLGTSIARPLIAKRQIEIAEQTGADAVAHGATGKGNDQVRFELSYYALDPDIKVIAPWREWDLTSRSKLIDFAEQHQIPIAKDKRGEAPFSVDANLLHISAEGKILEDPWEAPDEHVFSRSVSPEEAPDRPTFVEIDFERGDPVAVDGEPLSPAALLTRLNELGGANGIGRVDMVEGRFVGMKSRGIYETPGGTIWQAAHRAIESITLDRGALHLKDELMPRYAELIYNGFWFSPEREMLQAAIDHSQGKVNGRVRLKLYKGGIQVTGRQSPDSLYSLEHVTFEDDAVYDQRDAEGFIKLNALRLRLLYRQRQG; this is translated from the coding sequence ATGTCAGCCCCCGCGTCTGAGATCAAGAAAGTCGTGCTCGCCTATTCCGGCGGGCTGGACACCTCCGTCATCCTCAAGTGGCTGCAAGAGAAATATAACTGCGAGGTGATCACCTTCACCGCCGACCTGGGTCAGGGCGAGGAGCTGGAGCCGGCGCGCCATAAGGCGGAGCTGCTGGGGATCAAGCCCGAGAACACCTTCATCGAGGACCTGCGCGAGGACTTCGTGCGCGACTACGTCATGCCGATGTTCCGCGCCAACGCGCTCTACGAGGGCGTCTACCTGCTGGGGACCTCCATCGCCCGGCCGCTGATCGCCAAGCGGCAGATCGAGATCGCCGAGCAGACAGGCGCGGATGCCGTGGCCCACGGCGCCACCGGCAAGGGCAACGACCAAGTCCGCTTCGAGCTGAGCTATTACGCGCTCGATCCGGACATCAAGGTGATCGCCCCCTGGCGCGAATGGGACCTGACCAGCCGCAGCAAGCTGATCGACTTCGCCGAGCAGCACCAGATTCCGATCGCCAAGGACAAGCGCGGCGAGGCGCCCTTCTCGGTCGATGCCAACCTGCTGCACATCTCCGCCGAAGGGAAGATCCTCGAGGATCCCTGGGAAGCGCCGGACGAGCATGTCTTCTCCCGCAGCGTCTCGCCGGAGGAGGCGCCGGACCGGCCGACATTCGTGGAGATCGACTTCGAGCGCGGCGATCCGGTGGCGGTCGACGGCGAGCCTCTCTCGCCGGCCGCCTTGCTGACCCGCTTGAACGAACTCGGCGGCGCCAACGGCATCGGCCGGGTCGACATGGTGGAGGGCCGTTTCGTCGGCATGAAGTCGCGCGGGATCTACGAAACGCCCGGCGGCACGATCTGGCAGGCGGCCCATCGGGCGATCGAGTCCATCACCCTGGACCGGGGCGCGCTCCACCTGAAGGACGAGCTGATGCCGCGCTACGCGGAGCTGATCTACAACGGCTTCTGGTTCAGTCCGGAACGCGAGATGCTGCAGGCCGCCATCGATCACAGCCAGGGCAAGGTCAACGGCCGCGTCCGTCTCAAGCTCTACAAGGGCGGTATTCAGGTCACCGGCCGCCAGAGTCCCGACAGCCTCTACAGCCTGGAGCACGTCACCTTCGAGGATGACGCGGTCTACGATCAGCGCGACGCCGAGGGCTTCATCAAGCTGAACGCCCTGCGCCTGCGGCTGCTCTACCGCCAGCGTCAGGGGTAG
- a CDS encoding multidrug effflux MFS transporter, with translation MPRDEAALARDAGAASQPKPSLLILVAVSAIGPLALNLFVPSMPGLQADFGIPYATAQLTLTLYLIGLATAQLVYGPLSDRFGRRPMLIAGLWLFVAGSLAAAAAPSIELLIAARLAQALGGAAGIVLARAIVRDLYGRDKAASMIGYITMAWVLAPMVAPSVGGLLDQAFDWRAGFWLLAGAGVGVVLACHAYLHETHHARSLGGGGRGLIEGYGWLLRRPRFNAYALTTGFTSSVFFSFLAGAPYVMVEVLGRSPVEYGLWFILSGLGYMSGNGLAGRFSERLGVERMVALGTVVAFLGAAAALGLFLAGALAPWALFTPMMLVALGNGLAIPNGIAGAVSVNPRLAGTAAGLAGFLQLGLGAATSQSVGFLQGFEPYAVVYVMTLGALIAVVVHQVAFRIWPEPSTGSDDAAVER, from the coding sequence ATGCCACGTGACGAGGCGGCGCTGGCCCGCGACGCGGGCGCAGCGTCTCAGCCAAAGCCATCCTTGTTGATTCTGGTCGCCGTCTCGGCGATCGGGCCGCTGGCCCTGAACCTCTTTGTGCCCTCGATGCCGGGCCTGCAGGCCGACTTCGGCATTCCCTACGCCACGGCCCAGCTTACGCTGACCCTCTATCTGATCGGCCTGGCGACCGCGCAGCTTGTCTATGGGCCCTTGTCCGACCGCTTCGGGCGACGGCCGATGCTGATTGCGGGGCTCTGGTTGTTCGTGGCGGGCAGCCTTGCGGCGGCGGCGGCACCCAGCATCGAACTGCTGATCGCCGCGCGGCTGGCTCAGGCGCTGGGCGGGGCGGCCGGGATCGTACTGGCCCGCGCGATCGTTCGCGATCTCTACGGCCGCGACAAGGCGGCCAGCATGATCGGCTATATCACCATGGCCTGGGTTCTGGCCCCGATGGTCGCGCCCTCCGTCGGCGGTCTGCTCGACCAGGCTTTCGACTGGCGCGCGGGTTTCTGGCTGCTGGCCGGGGCGGGCGTCGGCGTGGTGCTCGCCTGTCACGCCTACCTTCACGAAACGCATCATGCGCGCAGCCTCGGCGGCGGAGGGCGCGGCCTGATCGAGGGTTACGGCTGGCTGCTGCGGCGCCCGCGGTTCAACGCCTATGCGCTGACGACGGGTTTCACCTCCTCGGTCTTCTTCTCCTTCCTCGCCGGCGCGCCCTACGTGATGGTCGAAGTGCTGGGCCGGAGTCCGGTGGAATACGGCCTCTGGTTCATCCTCTCCGGCCTCGGCTACATGTCCGGCAACGGCCTGGCCGGGCGCTTCTCCGAACGGCTGGGGGTCGAGCGGATGGTCGCCCTGGGTACGGTCGTGGCGTTCCTCGGCGCGGCGGCCGCCCTCGGTCTGTTTCTGGCCGGTGCGCTGGCGCCCTGGGCGCTGTTCACGCCGATGATGTTGGTGGCGCTCGGCAACGGCCTGGCGATTCCCAACGGGATCGCCGGCGCGGTCAGCGTCAATCCGCGCCTGGCCGGCACGGCCGCGGGACTGGCCGGCTTCCTTCAGCTCGGCCTGGGGGCCGCCACCAGTCAGTCCGTCGGTTTCCTGCAGGGTTTCGAGCCCTATGCCGTGGTTTACGTCATGACCCTTGGTGCTCTGATCGCCGTTGTGGTGCATCAGGTGGCCTTCAGGATCTGGCCCGAGCCCTCGACGGGATCGGACGACGCGGCTGTGGAACGCTGA
- a CDS encoding DUF1674 domain-containing protein → MFDLFKSHRPRNAKPPKRAPEAPQAKRRVARADLDRAEAEAKSAEQRQAGEGEAGSGKVEELGGPNGPEPTRYGDWERKGICYDF, encoded by the coding sequence ATGTTCGATCTTTTCAAATCTCACCGTCCGCGAAACGCCAAGCCTCCCAAGCGCGCGCCGGAGGCACCGCAGGCCAAGCGGCGTGTCGCTCGGGCCGATCTGGACCGTGCCGAAGCGGAGGCCAAGTCCGCCGAGCAAAGGCAGGCCGGCGAGGGCGAGGCCGGTAGCGGCAAGGTCGAGGAACTGGGCGGTCCGAACGGCCCCGAACCCACCCGCTACGGCGATTGGGAACGCAAAGGCATCTGCTACGATTTCTAG